The genomic segment GCATGACCGCCCGCCGGCGCGCCGACCTCGACCTCTACAACGTCCTGCTGGCCTTCGGGTGGCTGCGCGAGCGCGGTGAGCTCGTGCGGGCCACGCTGGACCCGGGCTTCCTGCTGCGCGCGCGGCGCGCGCTGTTCCCGCTGCCGCTCGTCGACCGGCCCCGCCCCGTCGACGTCGGCGCTGCGCTGCCGCCGTTCCGCGCGCGGCCGCTGCGCAAGCCGGTCCCGAAGCGCCCGGCGCTCATCGCCGGCGGCGGCGCCGGCGCGTGCGTGTCGCTGGTCGGGGTGCGCCGCGCGTTCGAGGAGGCGGGGATCGAGCCCGTGCTCATCAGCGCGTGCTCGGGCGGCACGGTGTGGGGGGCGATGTGGGCGGCGGGAATGAGCGCGGAGGAGATGGCCCGCTTCTCGCTGTCCTGGCGGCTGGAGGACTACCTCGACATCCAGTGGGCCGACCTGCCGCGCCACGTGGTCCGCGCGCTGAACGGCTTCAGCGGGCTGGCCAAGGGCGAGGCCATCCAGCGGACGTTCGACGAGCGCTTCGGCGGGCTGACCGTGGGCGAGCTGCCGATCGCGCTGGCCTCGATCGTCTACGACATGGACCGCGGGGTCGTCGACTACTTCGGCACCGCGACGCAGCCGTCGCTGACGATCGGCCGCCAGGTCCGCATCGCGATCGCCCTGCCCGTGTTCATCGAGTCCGTCGAGGTCGATGGCCACCTCTACGTCGACGGCGGCATCATCGACCTGCTCCCGGCCGAGCCGGTGCTGCGCGACCCGACCATCGACCACGTCTTCGCGGTCAACTTCATGCTGCCGGCGCAGCTGCGCCCCCAGGACATCACGGGCTGGCAGGACACGACGATGGGCATCCTCAAGGCCAGCCGTCAGGCCGAACAGGGCTTCCAGCTCGAGCTCGCGCGGCGCGCCCAGGAGGTGCTGGGCGACCGGATGACGATCATCGACGCCGCCGACCACCGCCTCCTGCGCGGGCCGTCGTTCTACGACCTGTTCCTGGACCGCAGCCGCTGGCCGCAGCTCATCCGCGAGGGCCACCGGCGGGCCACCGCGGCGCTCGACGCGTTCCGCGCGCCCGAGGCCGCCCGCGGTCGGGGTCCGCGGCGTTCCACGGTCCGAGGACGCAGTCGTCTACCGATGAACGGCACGCGCGCCGCGGCGAAGATCGAGCGATGAGCGTCTCCTTCGACATCGGCGAGCTGGACCGGGAGATCACGGCCCTGCGCTCGCACCCGCACCTGCGCAAGCTCGTGATCGTGCTCCCGATCGAGCCCGACCTGCGCGACATGGCCCGCGACGTGCTCGCCGAGGGCCCCCCGTTCGATCTGCGCGCCGCCGGGCTCGACGCCCACGAGGTCCTGCTGACCGACAACGAGGCGATCTTCGTCTTCGGCCTGCCCGACGGGCCGCCGGCGCTGGAGCGCATCCTGGCCGAGGAGGACTTCTGGACCGTCGTGAGCTCGTGGGAGCGCATCGCCGCCGGGCCGCCCCGGATCGCCTCCGTCGCGTTCGACTGGCACGCCGCCTGAGCCGCGGGCGCCCCGGTGGGGGATGATCCGGCCCATGCCCACGATCATCCGCTGCCCCGCGTGCGCGACGGCCAATCGCGTCGGCGCGGTCGCCTCCGGCCACCCGCGCTGCGCGAGGTGCAAGGCGACGCTGCCCTGGGTCGTCGACGCCGACGCCGGCTCGTTCGCCGACGAGACGCGGGCGTCGGTTCCCGTGCTCGTCGACTTCTGGGCCGCGTGGTGCGGCCCGTGCCGGGCCATCGCGCCGGTGCTCCAGGACCTGGCCGCGCGCCACGCCGGCCGGCTGAAGGTCGTCAAGGTCGACGTCGACGCCAACCCCGACCTGGCCGCCCGCTATGGCGCGCAGTCCATCCCGCTGCTCGTCGCGCTTCGCGACGGGCGCGAGGTCGACCGGGTCGTCGGTGCGCTGCCGCCCGCCGCGCTGGAGGCGCGCCTGGGCCCGCTGCTGGTGCCGGCCGCATGACCGCGTCCTACGAGCACCTCGTCGTCGAGCAGGAGGGCCCGCTGATGCGGGTCTGGCTCGACCGCCCCGAGGTGCTCAACGCGCTCAACGACGAGATCCTCGTCGAGATCACCGATCTCTTCACCGGCCTGCAGGGCACCGACGAGATCCGGGTCGTCGTGCTCGGCGGCGTGGGGCGCTGCTTCAGCTCGGGCGCCGACCTGCGCCGCTTCCCCGGCCGCACGACGCCCGACGTGCCGCTGGGGCGCAGGCGCTGGCGGGGCAACACGGGCCTGCGCGCCGCGCGGGCCATCGCCGACGCCGACCCGGTCACGATCGCGCGCACCCACAGCCACGTGCTCGGCGGCGGCGTGGTGCTCGCGATCTCGTGCGACTTCCGCATCGGGGCCGACGACACGATCCTGCGCCTGCCCGAGGTCGAGCTCGGCGCGCCGCTGCCGTGGGGCGGCACCCCGCTGCTCATCCGCGAGATGGGCGCGTCGCGGGCGCGCGAGTTCGTCATGTTCAGCACGCCGCTGGACGCCGCGCAGGCCCGCGAGGCCGGCCTCCTGCACGCGGTGGTGCCCGCCGCCTCCCTCGACGCCGAGGTCGACGCCTGGGTGCAGCGCCTGCTGGCGCTGCCCGAGGAGTCGGTGGCCGCGACCAAGCAGCAGTTCCGCCGCTACGCCGCGGTCACCCGGCTGGCCGACCTGAGCGAGACCGATGCCGAGCTGGGCCAGCGCGTGACCGATCGCGGGGCCTGAGCGCGGCGGGCCTACGCGTGGCGCGGGGCCCCGTCTGTCCACGTCGTACGACTGCGGACCGTTGCGGCGATCCGGGCCGGCCGGGGCCTAGTGACCCGTGGAGGAGAAGTGCATGTAGTCCTTCGTGTTCCCCGTCCACCCGCCGCCCCAGCCCCAGCCCACCGAGGCGAACGCGCCGATGACGCGGCGGGTGATCATGCCGCGGCGGTGGCGCGAGCGGTCGCGGTACAGCCGGGCCGCCGGGTCGTGCAGCTGGCCGCACCCCACGTACGGGTTCTCGCGCGGGTTGAGGTCGACGGCGAGGCCGTAGGCGTGCATGGACCACGTCCCGGTCCCCGTGCCGCCCACGCAGGGTGAGGGCACGGCCTGGCGGCACTCGAACGAGCCGCTGACGTCGCCGTCGGTCGGCCGCCCGGCCACCGGCCCGTAGACCGCCGACAGCTTGAGGTGGCGGATCGGGAAGTGCAGCCCGTACAGCCTGGCGAAGACGCCGGCGATCGAGCCGGTCGCGCCGGCGTTGACGATGAGGCGGCCGGTGTGCGCGCGCCCGTCGAAGCCCCAGTGGCGGACGGTCAGCACCCGCAGGCCCGACAGCGGCACGGGACAGCCCGGGTGCCAGAAGCCGCCGGAGCGCAGCTCGGCGCGGATGGGCTTCGACAGCGGCTCGGCCGAGGCGCGGAACGGCGAGGCGAACGCGACGGGCGCGGCGGGCAGGGCGAGCGGGACGGGCACGCCTGCAGGATCCCACGACGCGGCGCCGGCGTCAGCGGCGCGTCAGGCGGCGCGCGGCGACGGGCCGCGGCCCCATCGCCGGCCACCACCGCGGGCGCCGCGCGTGCCGCAGGGCGGGCAGCGCGGGAAGCAGCAGGTTGGCGGCGCGGTAGGCGACGACGATCGGCAGCGCGGTCGCGAGCGGCAGCCCGACCCAGAGCAGGGCGAAGGCCAGCGAGATCTCCGTGGCGCCCGCGCCCGCCAGCGGCATGCTGCGCCGGGTCAGCGAGTAGCCCGTGGCGTAGGCCAGCACGGCGTGCGCGGCGCCCAGCGTGGTGCCGAAGAGCCGGGCGGCGGCGACCAGCATGCCGATCTCCGCGGCCCAGTACATCGCCATCCCCAGCCAGGAGCCGGCGTGACGGATGGGGTGGCGCAGCGCGTCGCGCAGCAGCTCGAAGCCCTTGAAGCCGTCGTCGAGCATGGCGGTGAGGCGATGGCCGGGCGGGCGCGTGCGGCGCCGCCAGCGCGCCGCGGCCCAGAAGCCGATCGCAAAGCCCGCCGGGACCGCCGCCACCCACGGCCACAGCAGCGCGGTCTGGACGTGGCGCGAGCCGGCGGCCAGCAGCAGGATCGCCGCGACCCAGGCCGCGGGGGCCAGCACGGCGTACTCCAGCGCGCCGAGGCCGAGCACGAGGCGTCGCGCGCGGCCCTCCTCCTCGCCGAGCTCGCACAGCGCGCGGCGGTCCAGCGCGAAGCCGCCGAGGAACGCGAAGGGGCCGAAGCCCGCGGTGACGACGCGGGCGACCTCGCTCCAGCCCGGGCGGGCGTTGCCGGCCGCGCGCGCCCAGGCGCCGTAGGCCAGCGTGTAGCCGCCGAGGCCGGCCACGGCCAGCCCGACGATGACCGCGATCCATCCGGGGTGCAGGTGGCCGAACGCCGCGACGGTGGCCGACCACCCGGCCCAGGTGGCGACGAGCAGGCCGCCCGCGCCGGCC from the Baekduia soli genome contains:
- a CDS encoding patatin-like phospholipase family protein, producing MTARRRADLDLYNVLLAFGWLRERGELVRATLDPGFLLRARRALFPLPLVDRPRPVDVGAALPPFRARPLRKPVPKRPALIAGGGAGACVSLVGVRRAFEEAGIEPVLISACSGGTVWGAMWAAGMSAEEMARFSLSWRLEDYLDIQWADLPRHVVRALNGFSGLAKGEAIQRTFDERFGGLTVGELPIALASIVYDMDRGVVDYFGTATQPSLTIGRQVRIAIALPVFIESVEVDGHLYVDGGIIDLLPAEPVLRDPTIDHVFAVNFMLPAQLRPQDITGWQDTTMGILKASRQAEQGFQLELARRAQEVLGDRMTIIDAADHRLLRGPSFYDLFLDRSRWPQLIREGHRRATAALDAFRAPEAARGRGPRRSTVRGRSRLPMNGTRAAAKIER
- the trxA gene encoding thioredoxin; translated protein: MPTIIRCPACATANRVGAVASGHPRCARCKATLPWVVDADAGSFADETRASVPVLVDFWAAWCGPCRAIAPVLQDLAARHAGRLKVVKVDVDANPDLAARYGAQSIPLLVALRDGREVDRVVGALPPAALEARLGPLLVPAA
- a CDS encoding enoyl-CoA hydratase/isomerase family protein translates to MTASYEHLVVEQEGPLMRVWLDRPEVLNALNDEILVEITDLFTGLQGTDEIRVVVLGGVGRCFSSGADLRRFPGRTTPDVPLGRRRWRGNTGLRAARAIADADPVTIARTHSHVLGGGVVLAISCDFRIGADDTILRLPEVELGAPLPWGGTPLLIREMGASRAREFVMFSTPLDAAQAREAGLLHAVVPAASLDAEVDAWVQRLLALPEESVAATKQQFRRYAAVTRLADLSETDAELGQRVTDRGA
- a CDS encoding M15 family metallopeptidase, encoding MPVPLALPAAPVAFASPFRASAEPLSKPIRAELRSGGFWHPGCPVPLSGLRVLTVRHWGFDGRAHTGRLIVNAGATGSIAGVFARLYGLHFPIRHLKLSAVYGPVAGRPTDGDVSGSFECRQAVPSPCVGGTGTGTWSMHAYGLAVDLNPRENPYVGCGQLHDPAARLYRDRSRHRRGMITRRVIGAFASVGWGWGGGWTGNTKDYMHFSSTGH
- a CDS encoding lysylphosphatidylglycerol synthase transmembrane domain-containing protein; amino-acid sequence: MARSTAPIDARVTSHRLPLTVVALALAGAGGLLVATWAGWSATVAAFGHLHPGWIAVIVGLAVAGLGGYTLAYGAWARAAGNARPGWSEVARVVTAGFGPFAFLGGFALDRRALCELGEEEGRARRLVLGLGALEYAVLAPAAWVAAILLLAAGSRHVQTALLWPWVAAVPAGFAIGFWAAARWRRRTRPPGHRLTAMLDDGFKGFELLRDALRHPIRHAGSWLGMAMYWAAEIGMLVAAARLFGTTLGAAHAVLAYATGYSLTRRSMPLAGAGATEISLAFALLWVGLPLATALPIVVAYRAANLLLPALPALRHARRPRWWPAMGPRPVAARRLTRR